GAAGAGGGGGTTTGATACTTCAAGAATTGGGATAGATTGGCTGTctgtgttttagttttctgaAATTGCAGGTGATGAAAAGGTGTCGTTGGGTcctgaaaatggaagaagaaggtagGGCATGATGGGGATCAAGGTCATTGAGGGTTCTGGtgtgaatggaaagaatgaaaggcGAGAGAGATGGTTCGGTTCGAGGGAAATGGATTAtgctctctgttttttttttcaatgccGGGAAAAATCGTATGATAAGGAGGATGATAAGTGAAGATGGTGGAACGGTAATCACTGATGGAAGTTGTGGTTGGTTGGGAGAATGAGGTCTGGCCTGACAGAGTGGTGGTCTCTTTAGCATAACAGAATGGTAGTGTGAATGTTGGTGAGGAATTGGGAATGTAACGGAGGGGGATGGAGAATGATTGGGCCGAGGTTAGCTAGTGAATGATTCGAGCCATACAGCGTAGTTGGTGATGATTTTGTTGGGAGTGAGCAATTGGGAATGAAAACCGAAAACGTGATTTTGATGATTACCAGTCAGGCAAAGCAGAGGGATGGTGTGCGTGTTGAGTGATTGAGAGAAAAGGAGTGTCCGTGCTGGGCTGGAGAGGAAAAAATTGTATATGTGTTGCTGTTTTGCATATCAGAATGTTAAAGATCATATTCGTTATTCGTTAATCCCTTGATGATTGAAGAAAATTACCAATCAATGGCCTTGccaaaaaaaaaccaaaaatactGTTGGATCTTGTATCAGAAAACCGAAATTGATGATGATCTTGGGAGCCACTCTGTTGCCATGCGTATGATGGTGGTGCTGCCTGCACcataactgttttttttttcttttttttttcttttcttttttgtttgtttctttttttttgttttctttctttttcttttgtttttttttcttttctttaatttttttcattttgcttttcttcttttttttttttcaaaagaatataaaaaaaaatcaaatcaaataagataaaaaaaaaaaaaaaaactaaatcaaagtaaactaaaaattaaaaaataataacacaaaaataaaataaaagtaaaaataaaataaaataagacaaaagtaaGAACAAATCCTATTATTAgttacccggacgaaattgagtgttgacaGTTGTTGTAACCCATTtgtaattaaacattattttctttatgtgaTGATAATTAACATTGTATTTGATGAATAATAGAGTGGAGGTACATGTAGGACAAAAGAGGAATAAGAAGGTACATGCAGCAGtatgtggtggtggagggagtaactccTAAAGAGGTTTTTGTTCTGAGTTTCCTCAACGAAGGCGTAACCGTTGGACACCGGCCTCTGGTCTTTGTTGTGTCATGTGGCAGGTGGTGTTATGAAATTGGTAAGCGCGTTGGGTCCACGTAGCTTAATGGTCGCGTTGTCATACACTAAGGCAGCTTCGTCGACAGTGTCGGAGGTACCCAACCATAACCTCACGCGTCGTGGGTTTACTAGCAATTTTGAACATTATACACTGTAAAATATGATTGTAAGAAACATAAGGAAACATAACAGGTGCCTATCCAAATACGACTTAGTAATAGAAAAATGATTATTAGTACTTAATATATGTAACatcctaataaatatataacaaaagctataatttattctaggagttaacataaataataaaagagaacaaTGGTGAATAAGCATACAGATGGATGAGaaatatgaaatatcatataaaatctaaaacttTTTACAAGAGTTGAATGTACACACAAAagagaccgaacggtcaatTGTTCAATAAGACCGAACGGTATACAAGATACTAAGCCAAACGGTTTTACAAAAACACTAAGCCGAACGACTATATACACcagataataattaaaaacctaaactaaggaccggacggtcctgcacTGCTCTCAGGTACAACATCTACGGGCTGATCGGTCTGCAATGCATCCTCTAGAGTATCTTCAACAACGccttctgctcacacccaagAGATGATAAtcgcagtgaagagaacaaaccGAACAACcaaataccgaacgacaacataggCAAAGAAAGAACAGATAaaggtaagcttatgtaaatttaattaataatttccaGCGTACatataaacatgaaaatagaaTAGTTCAATCAACATTTCATTCAGAAAATTCTCATATGCATAACTATCATAAACGACCATTTAGACACCGCCCGGactgtatgaaccatgtagctcgacgtccctagcacccggtgtggtgtagtagctgGCATAACTCATCAGCtaccacccgaggttagtcctacaaCGATCATCTGGTCTTAtgaccgcggacctcctgccattcccacacgTGAATAACCTTCCTCTACGTGAGAAAGTGTCATCACAGAATATTAGGATCAGAATGACAGcagagtctgaccatgttcatactttaccaaccatCCTTAACCATGAGATATCCCTCCATTGGAATTCTCTTAATTAACCAAAATTCAACCAAGTACACACCATCACAATCATAAGTATAGAACAAAGCTAAGGGAGTAACCGAACGGTCTAACACTGAGAAGGGAAAATGGAGTATCAAGGAAGACTGTAGTATATGATTGAACGATCTATTATTGAAAGGGAATGAAGTACTAAAGAAAACTTCAATAGGTGACCAAACGTTCTAACAATGGAAATGACCGAGTACTATTCAATGCCAagcaaaacttttaattaatttatgaagaTGACCGAGtacttatattaataaaacCGAACGTTTTTGGAGTACAAGAGTTCTTTTCAATAGGCCGAGTGTCAGTACGAGACCAAACACTCTTTGGGAAACAAGTGtcagtataagaccgagcactttcACAAATACATAATTATAAACCGAATACTTTGAGATCAGGTGCTGGTGCAAGACCAAACACTTAAATTAACTGAAGactagtctatgaccgagcacttcaaGACCGAGTACTTGGTGTATGACCGAATACTTTAATTTATAGCAATACTAGTTTATGACTAAGCATTtaataagaccgagcactaggTCTATGACCGAGTGCCTCACAAGACCGAACGTTTCTAGGTgaataatattaacataaaattgaaTGCTTCATAAGTGAGGTGTTAGTCTAAGACCGAGCACTTGTATGAcggaacgcttggtttatgactgAACGCTCTTAACCATATTATATACACTAAATCGAGAGGGAAAGGCCTCCATTGACTTATTAAAGATTCAGATTAGTCAACGTAGATAGCAAACAATGTAAGCCTCACAAGACCGATCGGTCATCAACTGACTTCAgtcaagaccgaacggtttaaaggggaggaccgaacggtcctaatgaccttcgaccacagatttcataatttttctaagTCTAATAAATTTACTCTAAGTTCCTAACCAATATCGAACAATTCATGCAACAACATACAATATTTCAACATACCAATTTAATCATCAACCATACGTTAAATCATGCATCCATCTAACCAAAcaaagaaatcataattaaatcttataagcttcccttacctcaattTCTAGCTAGGCTTCTAAGTCTTGGCAGCAACTACTTCTAAGGTTTTCCAAGGTCTACTTCTAAGGTTTTCCAAGGTCTAGAGTCAAATTTACAAGATAAAGGGTTTAGagaaatgatttaaaaatcACATGCAAGCTTAAGGTGAGCATGCATGCAAGAAGACCAAAGAGTTTCAAAGACCATAAATACTTACCAGTTTAGAACGGAAATCTGATCGGTGCCAATTAAAGCTCTTGACACCGGGAGCAATTAATCTGAAAAGAAGTAGATGATCGGAGGAGGAAAAGAGGTTAGAATTCTAGAAAGAAGTTGGTAAGGtgtagagagaaggaggaggaaaATGGAGGTTCAGGAAAATAagcttgaggaagaagaaaggttgcaAATGCAGAAGGTGGTGCCAAGTTTAAAATCTCACTTTAAATATGGCCACCAAAATGGATGTTCGGTCCACTCCCTTTCTGCCACATGGCTTCCACTATCTGGAAATCCACATTCCCTTTGTAGTCACACGTCTACCGAGgacaaataattaaatgtacTGCAAGGTTTTGTCTCCCACCATCATGGAGAATTTGGAAGAGTTTTTTACAAGTGTACCTTACTAAAGAGGATATTAAATGGGGTATGACAATATACATATAAtgagaaaatcaaaatataactGTATAGGTTATATGATGTAATAACaagagagataaaaagaaaaaacaagtatataatagatatagataaaattaaaatgaatgtgtATAATTGtccttaataataaatatatttgattttattttataagtgattaaaagtaaataaacataattGTATATTATTGACATGTGAGTAATGCTGTTGGGAGGGAATAATTTTAGTGACAACTAATTACTTGGaagataaaatttaacaatatcGTGTAATTTAATGTCTAATGTGAATCAATACTCACAAAAAATTTGATTCTCGattgtgaaattttaaaaattgttcacatGTTGGTATATCataattaaacttttcaaacgaattttatcttaattataattaactaattGTATATACTgtgtaaatatatatactattactatattttaaagtatttttacttttagttaaaaattatgataaataacaaaaactgTGAAAACcgtatttttaataacttagtAATTTAGAATTAACATATGCGAAAGTCTAAGattcaaattgtataaattgtGTCTAATAGATAATTTCACTGGAAACCAACATATTAACATAACAACATAACAACATGCAATTACaaatggattaaatatattcCACTGGAAAACAACAGCATTTGAAAGCATGATCTGAGATGATGTTCCAACATCAGTTGCAGTAAGTAGTGGTGACCCTTGTTAAGGACTGCTAGCAGGAGTAACAGCTGGACCTCTAATTATTCCTCCATGTCCACTGTTGTCTTTCAAGTTTCAATGGACAACCCATGTTCAGTTCCATCTTAGGTGAACTGTTCAAATTCAAGCGCAGAATCTTTGGCCTAGGCCACTTCATCATTACAATATTGCAATGCAGCTGCTCTATGCGGTATTTCTTTTCATGCTGGGAAAACTTCATAGATGTATCAAGCAACAAAGCAGCCTTTAACaaagaaagttaaaaattacTTGTCCAATATAACCCAGCTTGACTACACCTCCACATGAAGAACCAGAAAGAATCTTCACTCTGATTTTTATCTgtgtaaattgtttaacaatcTAGGAAAGCcgtaaagaaagaaagaaaatacgCCGTGCATGGGGAGCCTGCGAACCTTGGAAAATCTCTGGCGACAAATTGGGCATCGAGACTCATGTTTAGCCCATTCCATGATGCAGAAGATGCGATCGAAACCCTCGCTCTGCGTAGCAAATCCCCCAACAAATGCTCTGTTCGTCGTCCTTATCCTCCTATACATGGGATTTCGCTCTCTTATTTGGAGAACTTAACGACACGGACGAGGAACCCGTCCTTCTATCTCTCAACACCGATTAAGTAATTTAAGAggggtaaaagtaaaaataggttatatttataattaaaacaattatgcAGAAggttctcttcttttttttgaatgaaataattttaaatgttttaaattttatgttttaattataaattttctgttttattttttttaaatgttctgttataattattttatactttctattttaattatttaatttatagttatttgatttttatttttataaaattgttataattgaattaattctttatttatatttggatgaaataattttaattattttaagttttctattttaattattttaaattttttactttcattatttaaaattttatatataattatttgaaatattctgttgtaataattttaaattttctgttctaatttttttaaatattctgttataattatttaaaacgttctgttttaatattttattttatagttatttgatttttattttaataaaattgttataattgaattaattattttaaattttctgttttaattattttaaattttctgttttaatcattttgaattttctgttataattattttaaatattctgttataataatttaaaattttcttgttttaatttttttaaatgttctgttataattattttaaaatttctgttttaattttttaatttatagttatttgatttttattttaataaaattttataattgaattaattatttgttcatataaaaatttgaattaattttatttaatttgagtgaaataactttaattattttaaattttttgatttaattattttaaatttttgtattaattattttaaattttttgttttaattattttaaattttcatttgcaattattttaaattttttgttataatatttttaaattttttgttttatttatttttaaatatttgtttgggCCGAATCTTCTCTCAGCCCAACTTTACAACATTTGCAAAAACAATGGCTCCATTAAAGTAGGGTTAGCAGTGGTACGAGCACCAccagacttttttttttttttttttttctttagtgttTATCACAAAATGTATCGCATTCTTTACCGTGCTTTCTGCACTGCCGCAGAACCAGCAACAGTGAGCATCAAGTCTATTTCGGAGGATTTACACAATGAAGTAAAGTTAAAAAGGTTGGTGAAGAAATTCAAGAAAGCTTCCGATATTGACCGGTTCCGCAAAAAAACCAGCATTTACGAGGAGACAGTGTGGCGTCTCGCCCGTGTCAAGCGCTTTCGGTGCATTCGCGACATCCTCGAACACCAAAAACAGTATTCCGACATTTACAACGAGGATTTCTCTGTGCGCCTAATATCCCTTTATGGCAAATCTGACATGCCCAAACACGCCCGCATGGTGTTCGACGAAATGCCCCACCGAAAGTGCAACCGCACCGTGCTCTTTTTCAATGCCCTCTTGGACGCATACCTCCACTCCAAGAAGTTCAACGTCGTGGATGAGCTTTTCAAGACCCTCCCCACTCAGCTCTCAATCGAGCCTGATTTGGTGTCGTACAACACTCTCATTAAGGCTTTTTGTAAAAATGGTTACTTTGATTCGGCACTGTCAGTGCTTAAGGAGATGGAGGAGAAGGGTGTGAATCCTGATTCCATTACGTTTAACACTTTGCTTGATGGGTTGTACTCAAAGGGTAGTTTTGAAGATGGTGAGAAAGTGTGGGGGCAAATGGGTGCTAAGAATGTTACTCCTGACGCGAGCAGTTATTGTTCTAAGTTGGTGGGGTTGGTCAGGGAGAAAAAAGCTGGTGAAATTGTTGAGTTTTTTAGAGAAATGGAGAAAAAAGCTGGTGAAGCTGTTGAGTTTTTTAGAGGAATAGAGAAGGTGGGTGAGATGCGTGACCAAATTTGTATCGATGTTATGATCAATGCTGCcatgaaaggttttgtgaatgacGGTAATTTGGATAAGGTCAagaagttggttttagagattaCAAACTTTGATTTTGACCTTCATAAAAGCACTTACTCTATTTTTGTTCCGTTCCTTCGTGAGAAGGGTGATTTGGAGACCGCATTTCGTTTGTGCTCacatatttcaaaacaaggggGCCGTGTTGATGTATCGTTGATGCAACTTTTGGTGGATAAGCTGGTGGATGAAGGCATGATTTCAATTGCGAAGTACATAGTGGAGATAGAGAAAAAGAATTATAGACTAAATTTTCTTGAAGCAGAATAGAGTTATGTTAGTTCTTAGTTGCACTCTATTATTGGTCTTGTAATTTGATTGGTTTTGTTATGATGGTGATTAAGAAATTGTCAATAATGGCTTTTGTTTGTTTGCGTTTATTATAAGTGATTTATTTAATGTGAAtatctttttctctcaattcttcctctttattttctttttctctaaactcctctttttcatcttcttttttgtAGTATGATATGATAAAAAGGAACAATAGACATGAATtaatccataaaaaaatatagaagtaGTGTCAAGAAAGGCCTTACCTGCCGGGTACCATGTTGTTCACCcttaatgtttttcttataaCCATATGACAATGTAATATTGCAAAAATATTGTTGATTCATCGCCTATGAAATATACAAATATCAGTGGCATGGAAATGCTTACACTAATTTCTATATTCTTTTGTTACTGCTTTGGTATGAAAATTGAAGGATGTGATCACGTATCAGTTTTAAATTCTGTAATGCTTTTGACAAATCAAGctattcatttctttttcataacacaccatataaatgtattaaataccattgaaaaaatatgaaaacaatcaTACAAGATATAAAGtactaataaataaatctttcaTATTCATGTAGGCAAAGACACAAAATAAGGAGTGATTATGTAGGAGATATGACTCAATGCTCTTTAGAGAAAATGTTCtgataataatattagttataaattaaaaataaaaaattgattctaataattatgtttttgtttagatatttttaaaaatgtaaaagctattttatgattgtttacaatactttcttttaaaagaataagcTAATTTTGTGAGAAgctaagtttttcaaaatattttctcattcagttttgtattctttttagAAATACAAAATCTACTTTATGATTGtttacaatattttcttttaagagaaTAAGCTAATTTTATGAGAAGCTaaggttttcaaaatattttctcattcagttttatattctttttagcTTCCCTTTATCTTGATAAGTTGAGACTAATATCTgcataattgaaaaaaagaaaaagtgtttcTTTTACAAGAGAAATGGTAACACATAGGCTCAGTATCTCTGTATTCATAAAGACTTTATGATGACAAACAAAATACAACAAAGTTATGGTTTTGCAATGATTTTTACAAGATAGACACCAAATATAGCACAAGTTTTCAAAtccttttttgtattttctttagcAAGATCTAAGAAGTCCTGTATCAACCTCATTCACTGGAACTATgccaaaaaaaagttttttataccTGTTATTGTCTCAACtgatataaaatttcaaattatgataattttaatttagatactttttctttctattttcatatttgtcAAACAAGATCATCATATCAAAAGATAAAGAGACAAGAGAAAATAGTTggaaaaaacatgaaataaaacaTCACCAAATTTGTTACTATGTTTCTTAAAATCATACATAGCCCCTACAACTCCTTAAAATCATACATGGCCATTACAACAAAAT
This genomic stretch from Vigna radiata var. radiata cultivar VC1973A chromosome 7, Vradiata_ver6, whole genome shotgun sequence harbors:
- the LOC106767659 gene encoding pentatricopeptide repeat-containing protein At1g55890, mitochondrial-like, producing MYRILYRAFCTAAEPATVSIKSISEDLHNEVKLKRLVKKFKKASDIDRFRKKTSIYEETVWRLARVKRFRCIRDILEHQKQYSDIYNEDFSVRLISLYGKSDMPKHARMVFDEMPHRKCNRTVLFFNALLDAYLHSKKFNVVDELFKTLPTQLSIEPDLVSYNTLIKAFCKNGYFDSALSVLKEMEEKGVNPDSITFNTLLDGLYSKGSFEDGEKVWGQMGAKNVTPDASSYCSKLVGLVREKKAGEIVEFFREMEKKAGEAVEFFRGIEKVGEMRDQICIDVMINAAMKGFVNDGNLDKVKKLVLEITNFDFDLHKSTYSIFVPFLREKGDLETAFRLCSHISKQGGRVDVSLMQLLVDKLVDEGMISIAKYIVEIEKKNYRLNFLEAE